Proteins found in one Nevskia ramosa DSM 11499 genomic segment:
- a CDS encoding sulfotransferase domain-containing protein: protein MRTLPNFLYIGTGRAGSTWLFEALRQHPEVFVTPVKETSYFDLNLARGLDWYGDFFADADGHRAVGEIAHRYWRRPELAAQIRAALGPVKLLVCFRRPEDFVLSAYQFARRNGRFEGSPADWMSSRFEPQSLAYHGLLKPWVDAFGRDAIFIGCFDDLKADPEAFFASVCRFLGVTECRLPVLLHDKVNAAARPRSAGLALTVNKLSKRFKRHGGQRLIAWVKRQSLVQRLLYSPLEAGARPVLSNEARNTIRAIAETELQRLDAEFGTRFGQRWYGAADRVPTAAAA, encoded by the coding sequence ATGCGCACGCTGCCCAATTTTCTCTACATCGGCACTGGCCGGGCCGGCTCGACCTGGCTGTTCGAAGCGCTGCGCCAGCATCCGGAGGTGTTCGTCACGCCGGTCAAGGAAACCAGTTACTTCGATCTCAACCTGGCGCGCGGGCTCGACTGGTACGGCGATTTCTTCGCCGATGCCGATGGTCATCGCGCGGTCGGCGAGATTGCCCACCGTTACTGGCGGCGGCCGGAACTCGCGGCGCAGATTCGCGCCGCGCTGGGCCCGGTGAAGCTGCTGGTCTGCTTCCGGCGTCCGGAAGACTTCGTGCTCTCGGCCTATCAGTTCGCGCGGCGCAATGGCCGCTTCGAGGGCTCGCCGGCGGACTGGATGAGCAGCCGCTTCGAACCACAGTCGCTGGCCTATCACGGGCTGCTCAAGCCCTGGGTCGACGCCTTCGGCCGTGACGCGATCTTCATCGGCTGCTTCGACGATCTGAAGGCTGATCCTGAAGCCTTCTTCGCCAGCGTCTGCCGCTTTCTCGGCGTTACCGAATGCCGACTGCCGGTGCTGCTGCACGACAAGGTCAACGCCGCTGCCCGGCCGCGCTCGGCCGGTCTGGCGCTGACCGTCAACAAGCTCTCGAAGCGGTTCAAGCGCCATGGCGGCCAGCGGCTGATCGCCTGGGTCAAGCGTCAGTCGCTGGTGCAGCGTCTGCTGTACAGCCCGCTCGAAGCCGGCGCGCGGCCGGTGCTGTCGAACGAAGCACGCAACACGATTCGCGCGATTGCCGAAACCGAACTGCAGCGGCTCGATGCCGAATTCGGCACGCGCTTCGGGCAACGCTGGTATGGCGCTGCCGACCGCGTTCCCACGGCAGCCGCCGCATGA
- a CDS encoding helix-turn-helix transcriptional regulator: protein MEPTDELINTLYRSAIEEECQDYRGKALARLCERLGASRAAWWSRGVGTSGGELTQHPPGQSQTQFTPQLMAALPFTSDQSEASIEVPMRGQVGLAIQYRHRDSGVISTVLMQFTADRKLPAAETFRRVLAHMVEAGALALRQFIRRDDWLQAMGRANRGSAAMVDAEGSVFAASERFREMLGEDQAAPILKLPFELPESTLGDEGGDFIHAPLHIRVRRSGQLYLIYARKPLPLDMLSPREQEIARALGNGKTLKSIARQYGIAVSTVANHTTRIYRKLAIYRREDLIDLIRLKASKP from the coding sequence ATGGAACCGACTGACGAACTGATCAACACGCTGTACCGCTCGGCCATCGAGGAAGAATGTCAGGACTATCGCGGCAAGGCGCTAGCCAGGCTCTGCGAACGCCTGGGTGCCAGCCGCGCCGCCTGGTGGTCGCGCGGCGTCGGTACCAGCGGCGGCGAGTTGACCCAGCATCCGCCGGGCCAGAGCCAGACGCAGTTCACGCCGCAGCTGATGGCCGCGCTGCCGTTCACCAGTGATCAGAGCGAGGCGTCGATCGAAGTGCCGATGCGCGGTCAGGTCGGCCTGGCCATTCAGTATCGGCACCGCGATTCCGGCGTGATCAGCACCGTGCTGATGCAGTTCACGGCGGATCGCAAGCTGCCGGCGGCCGAGACGTTCCGTCGGGTGCTCGCGCACATGGTCGAAGCCGGTGCGCTGGCGCTGCGCCAGTTCATTCGCCGCGATGACTGGCTGCAGGCGATGGGCCGCGCCAATCGCGGTTCGGCGGCGATGGTCGATGCCGAGGGCAGCGTCTTCGCGGCCAGCGAACGCTTCCGCGAAATGCTCGGCGAAGACCAGGCGGCGCCGATCCTGAAGCTGCCGTTCGAACTGCCGGAATCGACCCTCGGCGACGAAGGCGGCGATTTCATCCACGCGCCGCTGCACATTCGGGTGCGCCGTTCCGGCCAGCTGTATCTCATCTACGCCCGCAAGCCGCTGCCGCTGGACATGCTGTCCCCGCGCGAGCAGGAAATCGCCCGTGCGCTTGGCAACGGCAAGACCTTGAAATCGATTGCCCGCCAGTACGGCATCGCTGTGTCGACGGTCGCCAATCACACGACCCGCATCTACCGGAAGCTGGCGATCTATCGCCGTGAGGATCTGATCGATCTGATCCGGCTGAAGGCAAGCAAGCCCTGA
- a CDS encoding polysaccharide biosynthesis/export family protein, which translates to MRSVRFSGLIFIVGGSLLGGCTQLVPGLNVRKVEVGEHSLSAPVTVKSDPDEKSEWPPYGPTRVPPLPGAVAAKPDPNTGADTEVLQKYRVVKVTPDVVSKLLDDSGDVDARETAQLPTVTPSDVPPEYVIGAGDVLFMTIWEHRELTDSVAGVSRDPTDEGRIVAADGTTYFPYIGSFKVAGMTVAEVRTFMAGKLGSLIVNPKIDVRVIGYRAHRIQVTGEIKKPGTLTLDDTPKGVLQALDASGGLTDLASTRRAVLVRGGTPYRIDLAALLSGEGPARNPRLEAGDELHFPSRDGDRVYVLGEVARQRPIEINRDRLPLIAALTEAGGLDKLSADDSGVLVFRLNEPGAAIAASIFVLDMSSPEGLLMASQFPLRVRDVVYVQATGLSQYNNVVQQILPTVQTLFNAARVGEIASGRRVIRER; encoded by the coding sequence ATGCGAAGCGTCAGGTTTTCGGGGCTCATCTTCATCGTCGGCGGCAGCTTGCTCGGCGGCTGCACGCAACTGGTTCCAGGTTTGAACGTCCGCAAGGTGGAAGTCGGCGAGCACTCCTTGAGCGCTCCGGTCACGGTCAAGAGCGATCCGGACGAGAAATCCGAATGGCCGCCGTACGGCCCGACCCGCGTTCCGCCGCTGCCCGGTGCCGTAGCTGCGAAACCGGACCCGAATACCGGCGCCGATACCGAAGTGCTGCAGAAGTACCGCGTGGTCAAGGTCACGCCGGATGTGGTCTCGAAGCTGCTCGACGACAGCGGTGATGTCGACGCCCGCGAAACCGCGCAACTGCCGACGGTGACGCCGTCCGACGTGCCGCCGGAATACGTGATCGGTGCCGGCGACGTGCTGTTCATGACCATCTGGGAACACCGCGAGCTGACCGATTCGGTCGCTGGCGTCTCCCGCGATCCGACCGACGAAGGCCGCATCGTCGCCGCCGACGGCACTACCTATTTCCCGTACATCGGCAGCTTCAAGGTGGCCGGCATGACCGTCGCCGAAGTGCGCACGTTCATGGCCGGCAAACTCGGCAGCCTGATCGTCAATCCTAAGATCGACGTTCGCGTCATCGGCTATCGCGCCCATCGCATCCAGGTGACCGGCGAGATCAAGAAGCCGGGCACCTTGACCCTCGACGACACGCCGAAGGGCGTGCTCCAGGCGCTCGACGCCAGTGGCGGCCTCACCGATCTGGCCAGCACCCGTCGCGCGGTGCTGGTGCGCGGCGGCACGCCGTATCGCATCGATCTCGCGGCGCTGCTGTCCGGCGAAGGGCCGGCCCGCAATCCGCGGCTGGAAGCCGGCGATGAACTGCATTTCCCGAGCCGGGATGGCGACCGCGTCTACGTGCTCGGCGAAGTCGCCCGCCAGCGGCCGATCGAGATCAATCGCGATCGTCTGCCGCTGATCGCCGCACTGACCGAAGCCGGTGGCCTCGACAAGCTCAGCGCCGACGATTCCGGCGTGCTGGTGTTCCGCCTCAACGAGCCGGGCGCGGCCATCGCGGCGTCGATCTTCGTGCTCGACATGTCGTCGCCGGAAGGCCTGCTGATGGCCAGCCAATTCCCGCTGCGCGTGCGTGACGTGGTCTATGTCCAGGCCACCGGTCTGTCGCAATACAACAACGTGGTGCAGCAGATCCTGCCGACCGTGCAGACGCTGTTCAACGCTGCGCGGGTGGGCGAAATCGCCTCCGGCCGCCGCGTCATCCGCGAACGCTGA
- a CDS encoding alpha/beta hydrolase family protein, protein MLTVIRSAAVALVTLLPTLASAVPEGPTYPSPAWAARETANYAKVLEAPTEQAFNPAFLRRLSTQSLLNTTDLLLRNTLDPSWVLAYTPTLAAAIQALGDGTPVQRTLDNVYALLRNDPSASLRLPLNVPIALPVCASYALQCAGDPYRWPSADPFYTLEANVEPVVFYDSGCARLSGRVWKPRGVLPGRRLPGIVIQNGSVQAPETAYWWMAQALVRAGYTVLSFDPRGQGRSDFATPDLQQGTNINPSVFWTGLVDAIDFMRSRPGKPYPNAARCGRSYPTRTASINPFHAVLDLDRLGIVGHSLARSACRSFKAMARPVPIPGRASSITATRSTSQSPGMA, encoded by the coding sequence ATGCTGACCGTCATCCGCAGCGCAGCCGTTGCGCTTGTCACGCTGTTGCCAACCTTGGCCAGCGCAGTACCCGAAGGTCCGACCTATCCCTCACCCGCCTGGGCAGCGCGTGAAACGGCGAACTACGCGAAGGTGCTCGAAGCACCGACCGAACAGGCCTTCAACCCGGCCTTCCTGCGCCGGCTGAGCACCCAGAGTTTGCTCAACACCACCGATCTGCTGCTGCGCAATACGCTCGATCCGAGCTGGGTGCTGGCCTACACGCCAACGCTCGCGGCGGCGATCCAGGCGCTGGGCGATGGCACGCCGGTGCAGCGGACACTCGACAACGTCTACGCCCTGCTGCGCAACGATCCCTCGGCCTCGCTGCGCCTGCCGCTGAATGTGCCGATAGCGCTGCCGGTGTGCGCCAGCTATGCCCTGCAATGCGCCGGCGACCCCTACCGCTGGCCGTCGGCCGATCCGTTCTACACGCTGGAAGCGAACGTCGAGCCGGTGGTGTTCTACGACTCTGGTTGTGCGCGCTTGTCCGGCCGGGTCTGGAAGCCGCGCGGCGTGCTGCCGGGGCGCCGGCTGCCGGGCATCGTGATCCAGAACGGCTCGGTGCAGGCGCCGGAAACCGCGTACTGGTGGATGGCCCAGGCGCTGGTCCGCGCCGGCTACACGGTGCTGAGCTTCGATCCACGCGGCCAGGGCCGCTCGGACTTCGCCACACCCGATCTGCAGCAGGGCACCAACATCAACCCGAGCGTGTTCTGGACCGGCCTCGTCGATGCGATCGATTTCATGCGCTCGCGGCCGGGCAAGCCGTATCCGAACGCCGCGCGCTGCGGCCGTAGTTATCCGACCCGCACTGCCAGCATCAATCCATTCCATGCCGTGCTCGATCTCGATCGCCTCGGCATCGTCGGCCATTCGCTGGCGCGGTCGGCGTGTCGATCGTTCAAGGCTATGGCGCGGCCGGTGCCGATCCCTGGCCGGGCAAGCTCGATAACCGCAACCCGGTCGACGTCGCAGTCGCCTGGGATGGCCTGA
- a CDS encoding GNVR domain-containing protein, whose amino-acid sequence MTHDNASALHQPRRPLPGDEDIRPRDIYELLVAGRWTLLGVTATVFLLALAYCLLVPPTYRASALIQVVEPTKSGGPVDNRFGRLGALLSGTPSQASAEISLMQSRRVIDPVIAQLHLDIATGPRHFPIIGSGIARNINGNGEAAKPVEAWFGFRRWAWGGDRVSVEKLEVPAEDNDNTLILVALEGGAYRLQSFWFGRELLTGKVGSEAASRDGRYKMLVKSLQALPGTEFSVTKLTPDVAVANLIEGLTVEETAVSSGVIEVAYKGSGRAMVARIVDALVESHHAEHSAALREDSERSLEFLNKQLPTIAAQLQEAQAALSKYQQINGGLSVDFDGQLLLRNGVDLESKRLELLTQIDKEKTRYTAEHPVVQALAAQLTTVEREQRNLKGRVDLLPQTKQDVLTLTRDVEARENLYKSIVSSIQSYQLAMVGSVGNVRTIDNASLPYVPAAPKTLLILVISLALGLLFGVVAVFLRRSLTRGLESPAELATVGLTTLALVPLSKAQRRPSHGLLARLKKAKPASKRTAEVADLLADRLPEDAAVEALRALRTSLLNRAAGKSGVVVLVSGPVAGSGASFVAANLALLLAQAGRKVVAVDADLRGQALSRSLGGQANGSLAGAGIVEYVQSAMAPEALLRSRPSMAGTVGSLDWISGGGPSRVPADTLLQPRFTDLIRLLANNYDFIVLDAAPVLAAADAAILGRLATMTLLVLKSGEHRADELEVALARFADAGVTVQGAVLNQVGVRAGAYGQTLKAAYA is encoded by the coding sequence GTGACCCACGATAACGCCAGCGCCCTCCATCAGCCGCGTCGACCGCTGCCGGGCGACGAAGACATCCGTCCCCGCGACATCTACGAACTGCTGGTCGCCGGCCGCTGGACCCTGCTTGGCGTCACCGCCACAGTGTTTCTGCTGGCCCTCGCCTACTGCCTGCTGGTGCCGCCGACCTATCGGGCCAGCGCCCTGATCCAGGTCGTCGAGCCGACCAAGTCCGGCGGCCCGGTCGACAACCGCTTCGGCCGCCTCGGCGCGTTGCTCAGCGGCACGCCATCGCAGGCCTCCGCCGAAATCAGCCTGATGCAGAGCCGTCGGGTGATCGATCCGGTGATCGCCCAGCTGCATCTGGATATCGCCACCGGCCCACGTCATTTCCCGATCATCGGCAGCGGCATCGCCCGCAACATCAACGGCAACGGCGAAGCAGCCAAGCCGGTGGAGGCCTGGTTCGGTTTCCGCCGCTGGGCCTGGGGCGGCGATCGTGTCAGCGTCGAAAAGCTCGAAGTGCCGGCCGAAGACAACGACAACACCTTGATCCTGGTCGCGCTCGAAGGCGGCGCCTATCGCCTGCAGAGCTTCTGGTTCGGCCGCGAACTGCTCACCGGCAAGGTCGGCAGCGAAGCCGCCAGCCGCGATGGCCGCTACAAGATGCTGGTGAAGTCGCTGCAGGCGCTGCCGGGCACCGAGTTCTCGGTGACCAAGCTGACGCCGGACGTCGCGGTCGCCAATCTGATCGAAGGCCTGACGGTGGAAGAAACCGCGGTGTCCTCCGGCGTCATCGAAGTCGCCTACAAGGGCAGCGGCCGGGCCATGGTCGCGCGCATCGTCGATGCGCTGGTCGAATCCCATCACGCTGAACACAGCGCCGCGCTGCGCGAAGACAGCGAGCGGTCGCTGGAATTTCTCAACAAGCAGCTGCCGACCATCGCCGCGCAGCTGCAGGAAGCGCAAGCGGCGCTGTCCAAGTACCAGCAGATCAACGGCGGCCTGTCGGTGGATTTCGACGGCCAGCTGCTGCTCCGCAACGGCGTCGATCTCGAATCGAAGCGGCTGGAACTGCTGACCCAGATCGACAAGGAAAAGACCCGCTACACCGCCGAGCATCCCGTGGTGCAGGCGCTGGCCGCGCAGCTGACGACCGTCGAGCGCGAGCAGCGCAACCTCAAGGGTCGGGTCGATCTGCTGCCGCAGACCAAGCAGGACGTGCTGACCCTGACCCGTGATGTCGAAGCACGCGAGAACCTCTACAAGTCGATCGTCTCGTCGATCCAGAGCTATCAGCTGGCCATGGTCGGCTCGGTCGGCAATGTCCGCACCATCGACAACGCCAGCCTGCCGTACGTGCCGGCAGCGCCGAAAACCCTGCTGATCCTGGTCATCTCCCTGGCGCTCGGTCTGCTGTTCGGCGTCGTCGCGGTGTTCCTGCGCCGCTCGCTGACCCGAGGCCTCGAAAGCCCGGCGGAACTGGCGACCGTGGGCCTGACGACACTGGCGCTGGTGCCGCTGTCGAAAGCCCAGCGGCGGCCGTCGCATGGCTTGCTGGCGCGGCTCAAGAAAGCCAAGCCTGCTTCGAAGCGCACTGCCGAAGTCGCCGATCTGCTGGCCGATCGCCTGCCGGAAGACGCCGCGGTTGAAGCGCTGCGCGCACTGCGCACTTCGCTGCTGAACCGCGCTGCCGGGAAGAGCGGCGTCGTGGTGCTGGTCAGCGGCCCGGTCGCCGGCAGCGGTGCGAGCTTCGTCGCTGCCAATCTGGCGCTGCTGCTCGCGCAGGCCGGACGCAAGGTGGTCGCCGTCGACGCCGATCTGCGCGGCCAGGCCTTGAGCCGCAGCCTCGGCGGCCAGGCCAACGGCAGCCTTGCCGGCGCCGGCATCGTCGAATACGTGCAGAGCGCCATGGCGCCGGAAGCGCTGCTGCGTAGCCGTCCGTCAATGGCCGGCACCGTCGGCAGCCTCGACTGGATCTCCGGCGGCGGCCCGTCCCGCGTGCCGGCGGACACGCTGCTGCAGCCGCGCTTCACCGATCTGATCCGCCTGCTGGCGAACAACTACGACTTCATCGTGCTCGACGCCGCACCGGTGCTGGCGGCAGCCGATGCCGCGATCCTCGGTCGTCTCGCGACGATGACGCTGCTGGTTCTGAAATCAGGCGAACACCGGGCCGATGAGCTGGAAGTGGCGCTCGCCCGCTTCGCCGATGCCGGCGTCACCGTGCAGGGTGCGGTGCTGAATCAGGTCGGCGTACGCGCCGGCGCCTACGGTCAGACCCTGAAAGCCGCCTACGCCTGA
- a CDS encoding uracil-DNA glycosylase, translating to MTLLCDALLAALDQLPAMAGTHHPWAAANADDSADNGPARRIAHLRAHAARPGLRLVLIGEAAGYQGCRISGIPFTSEALLIDGSIPGIAPCPRLSTRVKPWSEPSARVVWRTLYEQHLADSTFLWNAFPLHPHAPGVPHSNRTPTRAELSAGEGVLRALRQALPDAVLAAVGNKSSEALTRLGYAHEALRHPAYGGVPEFVAGVAQLARKLR from the coding sequence ATGACCCTGCTCTGTGACGCACTGCTCGCTGCACTCGATCAACTTCCGGCAATGGCAGGCACCCACCATCCCTGGGCGGCAGCCAATGCCGACGATTCCGCCGACAACGGCCCGGCGCGGCGCATCGCCCATCTGCGCGCGCATGCAGCCAGGCCGGGCCTGCGGCTGGTGCTGATCGGCGAAGCGGCGGGCTATCAGGGCTGCCGGATTTCGGGCATTCCGTTCACCTCCGAAGCGCTGCTGATCGATGGCAGCATTCCCGGCATCGCGCCCTGCCCGCGCCTGTCGACTCGCGTCAAACCCTGGAGCGAGCCCTCGGCTCGGGTGGTCTGGCGCACGCTCTACGAGCAGCACCTGGCCGACAGCACCTTCCTGTGGAATGCCTTTCCGCTGCATCCGCATGCGCCGGGCGTTCCGCATTCGAACCGCACGCCGACGCGCGCCGAGCTGAGCGCTGGCGAAGGCGTGCTGCGGGCGCTGCGCCAGGCACTGCCGGATGCCGTGCTGGCGGCGGTCGGCAACAAGTCATCGGAAGCGCTGACCCGACTCGGCTATGCCCATGAAGCGCTGCGTCATCCGGCCTATGGCGGCGTGCCGGAGTTCGTTGCCGGCGTCGCCCAGCTGGCCAGGAAACTGCGCTAG
- a CDS encoding sulfotransferase family protein, whose protein sequence is MTPINKPTPNTFILGAPKSGTTAMAQYLRDRPDVFFSDPKEPAYFASDYPVLARHHSLHTLDDYLALFAGADERHPIVAEGSTTYLHSRCAVANILAFNPQARFIVMLRNPVEFAQAYHMEQSYVMNEDEPDFATAWRAQAARARGQQLPRRCRDPNKLQYGMIGRYGEQVQRLLATVPRESVLFIRYEDFRADAGACYRRLLAFLDLPDDGRSEFPVVNSSHRQRSQTVAKLVLTPPKAIEPIVLKLRAFLRRNRFPMIEALKAQFRTGHRRQTLAPELRQEMVAWFADDIRLLESLLGWDLSDWLDEAPVSPRQAVAA, encoded by the coding sequence ATGACCCCGATCAACAAACCCACCCCCAATACCTTCATCCTCGGCGCGCCGAAAAGCGGCACCACGGCGATGGCGCAGTACCTGCGCGATCGTCCCGATGTGTTCTTCAGCGATCCGAAAGAACCGGCCTACTTCGCCAGCGATTACCCGGTGCTGGCGCGCCACCATTCGCTGCATACGCTCGACGATTACCTGGCGCTGTTCGCCGGTGCCGACGAGCGTCACCCGATCGTCGCCGAAGGTTCGACCACCTACCTGCATTCGCGCTGCGCGGTCGCCAACATCCTCGCCTTCAACCCGCAGGCGCGTTTCATCGTGATGCTGCGCAACCCGGTGGAGTTCGCGCAGGCCTATCACATGGAACAGTCCTATGTAATGAACGAGGACGAGCCGGACTTCGCGACTGCCTGGCGCGCGCAAGCCGCACGGGCCCGCGGCCAACAACTGCCGCGCCGCTGCCGCGATCCGAACAAGCTGCAGTACGGAATGATCGGCCGCTACGGCGAGCAGGTGCAGCGACTGCTGGCGACGGTGCCGCGCGAGTCCGTGCTGTTCATCCGCTACGAAGATTTCCGCGCCGACGCCGGTGCCTGCTATCGCCGGCTGCTGGCCTTCCTCGATCTGCCGGACGATGGCCGCAGCGAATTCCCGGTGGTCAACAGTTCGCATCGCCAGCGCTCGCAGACCGTCGCCAAGCTGGTGCTGACGCCGCCGAAAGCGATCGAGCCGATCGTGCTCAAGCTGCGCGCCTTCCTGCGCCGCAACCGCTTTCCGATGATCGAAGCGCTGAAGGCGCAATTCCGCACCGGGCATCGGCGCCAGACACTGGCGCCCGAGCTGCGTCAGGAAATGGTTGCCTGGTTCGCGGATGACATCCGGCTGCTGGAATCGCTGCTCGGCTGGGACTTGAGCGACTGGCTCGATGAGGCTCCGGTCAGCCCCAGGCAAGCGGTCGCAGCATGA
- a CDS encoding tRNA dihydrouridine synthase translates to MQLALAPMEGLVDDGLRALLTGIGGIDWCVSEFIRINDRLLPASAFLRLAPELAQGSVTPSGTPMRVQLLGSDPHCVADNAAFAATLGAPVIDLNFGCPAKTVNKSKGGAVLLKEPELLNAIVSAVRRALPVHIPVTAKMRLGFDHADDAETCAQALADGGAASIVVHARTKADGYKPPAYWERIGSIRDAVKVPIYANGEIWTVDDWRRCRALSGVDDVMLGRGLIARPDLARQIAAVRDGRSIEPMRWLELLPLVEGYWQRVRTKVSHPKYAPGVLKQWLVWLARSYPEAERLFLDIRSLSDADEVERRLAASASVL, encoded by the coding sequence ATGCAACTCGCCCTCGCGCCGATGGAAGGGCTCGTCGACGACGGGCTGCGCGCGCTGCTGACCGGCATCGGCGGCATCGACTGGTGCGTCTCGGAATTCATCCGCATCAATGACCGCCTGCTGCCGGCGTCGGCCTTCCTGCGGCTGGCACCGGAACTGGCGCAGGGCTCGGTGACGCCGAGCGGCACGCCGATGCGCGTGCAGCTGCTCGGCTCCGATCCGCATTGCGTGGCCGACAACGCCGCGTTCGCGGCAACGCTCGGTGCGCCGGTGATCGATCTGAACTTCGGCTGCCCGGCGAAGACCGTCAACAAATCGAAGGGCGGCGCCGTGCTGCTCAAGGAGCCGGAGCTGCTGAATGCCATCGTCAGTGCCGTACGCCGCGCGCTGCCGGTACACATCCCGGTCACCGCCAAGATGCGCCTGGGTTTCGATCACGCAGACGATGCCGAAACCTGTGCCCAGGCACTCGCCGACGGCGGCGCCGCGTCGATCGTCGTCCACGCCCGCACCAAGGCCGATGGCTACAAGCCGCCGGCGTACTGGGAGCGGATCGGCAGCATCCGCGACGCGGTCAAGGTGCCGATCTACGCCAACGGCGAGATCTGGACCGTCGACGACTGGCGCCGCTGCCGCGCCTTGAGCGGCGTCGATGACGTGATGCTCGGCCGCGGCCTGATCGCCCGGCCCGATCTGGCCCGGCAGATCGCCGCCGTGCGCGATGGCAGATCCATCGAACCGATGCGCTGGCTCGAACTGCTGCCGCTGGTCGAGGGCTACTGGCAGCGCGTGCGGACCAAGGTATCGCATCCGAAGTACGCGCCAGGCGTGCTCAAGCAATGGCTGGTCTGGCTGGCCCGCAGCTATCCGGAAGCCGAACGCCTGTTCCTCGACATCCGCAGCCTCAGCGATGCCGATGAGGTCGAGCGGCGTCTTGCCGCTTCGGCAAGCGTTCTGTGA
- a CDS encoding SRPBCC family protein, with protein MQTIEIVQEFSRPVAEVYEELADHNRLGKVFGVPVVRVRDGNSSVNGVGSVRRIGVAPLAIEETVVGAVAGKSIDYKITRGGWPLKNHHGRLVFKPLTGGRSQLTWRIEFNGALPGSAFLVKQILNLAISRGLKKIA; from the coding sequence ATGCAGACCATCGAAATCGTTCAGGAATTCTCCCGCCCCGTCGCCGAGGTTTATGAAGAACTGGCCGATCACAACCGTCTCGGCAAGGTGTTCGGCGTGCCGGTGGTGCGGGTGCGCGACGGCAACAGCTCGGTCAACGGGGTGGGCTCGGTGCGCCGGATCGGCGTGGCACCACTGGCGATCGAGGAAACCGTGGTCGGCGCCGTGGCCGGCAAGTCGATCGATTACAAGATCACTCGCGGCGGCTGGCCGCTGAAGAACCATCATGGCCGGCTGGTGTTCAAGCCCTTGACCGGTGGCCGTTCGCAGTTGACTTGGCGTATCGAGTTCAACGGCGCGCTGCCGGGTTCGGCATTCCTGGTCAAGCAGATCCTGAACCTGGCGATCTCGCGCGGCCTGAAGAAGATCGCTTAG
- a CDS encoding sulfotransferase family protein produces the protein MNRMPNTFLIGAPKSGTTALASWLAAHPQVCFSSRKEPGYFARDFPPHADIQAHFDPDRYRALFTPEPQHRVIAEGSTNYLLSADAVPAILALNPNARFIVSLRNPLELAPALHMQQCYMLNEDQADFADAWRLQVPRARGEQIPAGCRQPRFLQYAAFARTGEQIERLLRLVPRSSVHIIRFDALRADPGAVYRQTLAFLGLDDDGRNDFPVVNGAHRRRYPDLARLLLNPPALLRAPLWRLRKTLRSARLPLVEALRERQRQDMVREPLSPALRAELARHFADDIRLLERLLGWDLSDWLQAEPTRPSTSPRLIDQRIGA, from the coding sequence ATGAACCGCATGCCAAACACGTTCCTGATCGGCGCGCCGAAAAGCGGCACCACGGCGCTGGCCAGCTGGCTGGCGGCGCATCCGCAGGTCTGCTTCAGCAGCCGCAAGGAACCTGGCTATTTCGCGCGGGACTTCCCGCCGCACGCCGACATCCAGGCGCATTTCGATCCCGATCGTTATCGGGCGCTGTTCACACCTGAGCCGCAGCATCGGGTGATCGCCGAAGGTTCGACCAACTACCTGCTGTCCGCCGACGCGGTGCCGGCGATCCTCGCCCTCAATCCGAACGCGCGTTTCATCGTCAGCCTGCGCAATCCGCTGGAACTGGCGCCGGCGCTGCACATGCAGCAGTGCTACATGCTCAACGAGGATCAGGCCGATTTCGCCGATGCCTGGCGGCTGCAGGTACCGCGCGCACGCGGCGAGCAGATACCGGCCGGCTGCCGGCAGCCGCGCTTCCTGCAGTACGCGGCGTTCGCGCGCACCGGCGAGCAGATCGAACGTCTGCTGCGTTTGGTGCCGCGCAGCTCGGTGCACATCATCCGCTTCGATGCGCTGCGCGCCGATCCCGGCGCGGTGTATCGCCAGACCTTGGCCTTCCTCGGTCTGGACGACGACGGCCGCAACGATTTTCCGGTGGTCAACGGCGCCCATCGCCGCCGCTATCCGGACCTCGCGCGGCTGCTGCTGAATCCGCCCGCACTGCTGCGCGCACCGCTATGGCGGCTGCGCAAGACCTTGCGCAGCGCGCGCCTGCCGCTGGTGGAAGCGCTGCGCGAACGGCAGCGCCAGGACATGGTTCGCGAGCCGTTGTCACCAGCTCTGCGTGCCGAACTGGCCCGCCATTTCGCTGACGACATCCGCTTGCTGGAACGTCTGCTCGGCTGGGATCTGAGCGACTGGCTGCAAGCCGAACCGACTCGCCCATCGACATCGCCGCGACTCATCGACCAGAGGATCGGCGCATGA